The sequence below is a genomic window from Vibrio navarrensis.
GTCGTTAGCCGCTACTTTGAAAGAAGGAACGTTTACAACTTTACCGTTTACTAGGATAGCTTTGTGGCTAACTAGCTGACGTGCTTCTGCGCGAGTTGCGCCAAAGCCCATGCGGTAAACTACGTTATCAAGACGACCTTCAAGAAGCTGAAGCAGGTTTTCACCTGTGTTGCCTTTCAGGCGAGCAGCTTCTGCGTAGTAGTTACGGAATTGTTTTTCTAGAACGCCGTACATACGACGTACTTTTTGCTTCTCACGAAGCTGAACGCCATACTCAGATAGACGACCGCGACGAGCGCCGTGTACACCTGGTGCGTTATCAATTTTACACTTGGTATCGATCGCGCGAACACCAGACTTAAGGAACAAGTCAGTGCCTTCGCGACGGCTAAGCTTCAGCTTAGGACCCAAATATCTTGCCATGATTCTTCTCCAATCTTCCTAGAAACGTTAAACGCGACGTTTCTTCGGTGGACGACAACCGTTATGAGGGATTGGTGTAGCATCAACGATGTTTGTGATGCGGAAACCAGCTGCGTTCAGTGCGCGAACAGTAGATTCACGACCTGGACCAGGACCCTTAACCATAACTTCCAAGTTCTTTAGGCCGTATTCTTTAGCCATTTCAGCACAGCGCTCAGCCGCAACCTGTGCAGCGAACGGAGTAGACTTACGAGAACCACGGAAACCTGAACCACCTGCAGTTGCCCATGCAAGAGCATTACCTTGACGGTCAGTGATAGTTACGATTGTGTTATTGAAAGAAGCATGGATGTGCGCAACGCCATCCGCAACTTGCTTGCGTACGCGCTTGCGCGCGCGAGTTGGTTGTTTAGCC
It includes:
- the rpsD gene encoding 30S ribosomal protein S4, with the translated sequence MARYLGPKLKLSRREGTDLFLKSGVRAIDTKCKIDNAPGVHGARRGRLSEYGVQLREKQKVRRMYGVLEKQFRNYYAEAARLKGNTGENLLQLLEGRLDNVVYRMGFGATRAEARQLVSHKAILVNGKVVNVPSFKVAANDVVSIREKAKQQARIKAALEVAEQREKPTWIEVDGGKMEGTFKRMPERSDLSADINEQLIVELYSK
- the rpsK gene encoding 30S ribosomal protein S11, producing MAKQPTRARKRVRKQVADGVAHIHASFNNTIVTITDRQGNALAWATAGGSGFRGSRKSTPFAAQVAAERCAEMAKEYGLKNLEVMVKGPGPGRESTVRALNAAGFRITNIVDATPIPHNGCRPPKKRRV